One window of the Zea mays cultivar B73 chromosome 3, Zm-B73-REFERENCE-NAM-5.0, whole genome shotgun sequence genome contains the following:
- the LOC100193876 gene encoding uncharacterized protein LOC100193876, which yields MEISASAAPAASSPPARPLVLRPFASSSPHPATSSSTTIRRRPSSSATATVRRRARTRPRTGRSKPPADSGDYFSGNDGPGLGGSGGGDGGGRWSWNSGFGSGSDGPDDWEPDVPAPRRSAADAALGVVYELMCLIALSNCTQFAVRRLAGLLSARVAALRFVPTVC from the coding sequence ATGGAGATCTCCGCCTCCGCTGCGCCGGCCGCCTCCTCCCCGCCCGCCAGGCCGCTGGTCCTGCGCCCGTTCGCCTCGTCATCGCCCCACCCGGCTACGTCCTCCTCGACCACCATCCGCCGCCGCCCATCCTCATCGGCCACTGCCACGGTCCGCCGCCGCGCGCGCACCCGCCCCCGTACAGGGCGGTCCAAGCCCCCCGCCGACTCGGGCGACTACTTCTCCGGCAACGACGGCCCCGGTCTCGGTGGTTCCGGCGGCGGTGACGGAGGAGGACGGTGGAGCTGGAACAGCGGGTTCGGCTCTGGATCAGACGGCCCCGACGACTGGGAGCCCGATGTGCCGGCGCCCCGGAGGTCAGCGGCGGATGCGGCGCTCGGGGTCGTCTACGAGCTCATGTGCCTCATCGCGCTCTCCAACTGCACCCAGTTCGCCGTCCGCAGGCTCGCGGGCCTCCTCTC